In Arsenicicoccus dermatophilus, a genomic segment contains:
- the rimO gene encoding 30S ribosomal protein S12 methylthiotransferase RimO: MTSPATEHAHQSRTVAVVTLGCARNEVDSEELAGRLADGGWTLVEDAADADVAVVNTCGFVEQAKKDSIDALLEASELKEQGRTQKVVAVGCLAERYGKDLAAQLPEADAVLGFDSYADMSGHLRAILAGASPEAHVPGDRRRLLPLSPAARQDAATGVALPGHGAGAPVGAAPVAPASVAEGLPDAGVPQVPDLPEGMAPQTGPRVVRRRLDGRPWAPLKIASGCDRRCAFCAIPAFRGSFVSRRPADVLAEARWLVDQGVREVFLVSENSTSYGKDLGDLRLLESLVESLGEIDRLPRIRVSYLQPAEIRPGLIETLLAVPTVVPYFDISFQHASEPLLRRMRRFGSTESFLALIEQIRAIRPDAGIRSNVIVGFPSETEEDVAELERFLTEARLDVVGVFGYSDEDGTEAETYADKVDEDAVAERVGRVQALVDELMAQRAEDRIGDTVQVLVEEIDRDESLGDGAEVVGRAPFQGPDVDGVTLLTYAQDDELPRVGDIVTAVVVATEGVDLVAEPTGAVDPAPAGEAR; the protein is encoded by the coding sequence ATGACTTCACCGGCGACCGAGCACGCGCACCAGTCCCGCACCGTCGCCGTCGTCACGCTCGGCTGCGCCCGCAACGAGGTGGACTCCGAGGAGCTCGCCGGCCGGCTGGCCGACGGCGGCTGGACCCTGGTCGAGGACGCAGCCGACGCGGACGTGGCCGTGGTCAACACCTGCGGCTTCGTGGAGCAGGCCAAGAAGGACTCGATCGACGCCCTGCTGGAGGCCTCCGAGCTCAAGGAGCAGGGCCGCACGCAGAAGGTCGTCGCGGTGGGCTGCCTGGCCGAGCGCTACGGCAAGGACCTGGCGGCGCAGCTGCCCGAGGCCGACGCGGTGCTCGGCTTCGACTCCTACGCCGACATGTCGGGTCACCTGCGCGCCATCCTCGCGGGGGCGTCGCCCGAGGCGCACGTCCCCGGCGATCGGCGGCGCCTGCTGCCGCTGTCGCCCGCGGCCCGGCAGGACGCGGCCACGGGGGTCGCGCTGCCCGGCCATGGCGCTGGTGCCCCGGTCGGCGCTGCCCCGGTCGCACCCGCGTCGGTGGCCGAGGGGCTCCCGGACGCCGGGGTGCCCCAGGTGCCCGACCTGCCCGAGGGGATGGCGCCGCAGACCGGTCCGCGCGTGGTGCGCCGTCGCCTGGACGGACGCCCCTGGGCGCCGCTCAAGATCGCCTCGGGCTGCGACCGACGGTGCGCCTTCTGCGCGATCCCGGCCTTCCGCGGGTCCTTCGTCTCGCGGCGGCCGGCGGACGTGCTGGCCGAGGCCCGCTGGCTGGTCGACCAGGGCGTGCGGGAGGTCTTCCTGGTCTCGGAGAACTCCACGTCGTACGGCAAGGACCTGGGGGACCTGCGGCTGCTGGAGTCCCTCGTGGAGTCGCTCGGCGAGATCGACCGGCTGCCCCGCATCCGGGTGTCCTACCTGCAGCCCGCCGAGATCCGGCCCGGCCTGATCGAGACCCTGCTCGCCGTGCCCACCGTGGTGCCGTACTTCGACATCTCCTTCCAGCACGCCAGCGAGCCGCTCCTGCGCCGGATGCGAAGGTTCGGGTCGACCGAGTCCTTCCTCGCCCTGATCGAGCAGATCCGGGCGATCCGGCCCGACGCGGGCATCCGCTCCAACGTCATCGTCGGCTTCCCCAGCGAGACCGAGGAGGACGTGGCCGAGCTCGAGCGCTTCCTCACCGAGGCGCGCCTGGACGTGGTCGGGGTGTTCGGCTACTCCGACGAGGACGGCACCGAGGCCGAGACCTATGCCGACAAGGTCGACGAGGACGCCGTCGCCGAGCGGGTCGGCCGGGTGCAGGCCCTCGTCGACGAGCTCATGGCCCAGCGCGCCGAGGACCGCATCGGCGACACCGTGCAGGTGCTGGTGGAGGAGATCGACCGCGACGAGTCGCTGGGCGACGGGGCCGAGGTCGTGGGGCGGGCGCCCTTCCAAGGGCCGGACGTCGACGGGGTCACGCTGCTGACCTACGCGCAGGACGACGAGCTCCCGCGGGTGGGCGACATCGTCACGGCGGTCGTCGTGGCCACCGAGGGCGTCGACCTGGTGGCCGAGCCGACCGGCGCCGTGGACCCCGCGCCGGCGGGTGAGGCGCGATGA
- a CDS encoding basic amino acid/polyamine antiporter, protein MSPSSPAVPDREPFRPAADRVTYAGADPDRVADADHNLGLWPLVGLIIGSMIGAGIFHLPAQMAGTAAPGPTLIGWGIFGTGMLVLALVFQNLGRRAPTVDGGVYGFAKDGFGDYVGFTSAWGYWFSTWTGSVGYLVLLFSTLGRYLSPFKDGQTWQAILGASVVLWLVHGLILAGIRQATVINAIVSACKVIPLVAFLALGVIAWRRDVFTADVWGHGVQVEGAGLGSVGAQVNGMMLLAVWYFLGIEGASVYAARARDRADSAKATMIGFLTVLTLLVGVNVLSYGIVRQAELAGYPEPSLAGVLRDAVGPWGEHFIAAAIVVSLVGAYMSWMLLSSEILLYPAHDGVLPRVFGKENSHGVPVTGLWLTSLCMQVMLLMGNTYTKLTLLAGAMVLLPYFWTAAYQVLIAVRDHRGDSAGTRVREITLGVLAVIFAVYLIYFAAGLPYLLVACLAFFLGTILYVWGRRERGLALFSRVEWVLFAVVTVAALAGVWQLAHGQIAVS, encoded by the coding sequence ATGTCACCCTCCAGCCCTGCGGTCCCCGACCGCGAACCCTTCCGCCCCGCGGCCGACCGCGTCACCTACGCAGGCGCCGACCCCGACCGCGTCGCCGACGCCGACCACAACCTGGGCCTGTGGCCCCTGGTGGGTCTGATCATCGGCTCGATGATCGGTGCCGGCATCTTCCACCTGCCCGCCCAGATGGCCGGGACCGCGGCGCCCGGCCCCACCCTGATCGGCTGGGGCATCTTCGGCACCGGCATGCTCGTGCTGGCCCTGGTGTTCCAGAACCTCGGGCGTCGCGCCCCCACCGTCGACGGCGGCGTCTACGGCTTCGCCAAGGACGGCTTCGGCGACTACGTCGGCTTCACCTCGGCGTGGGGCTACTGGTTCTCCACGTGGACCGGGTCGGTGGGCTACCTGGTGCTGCTGTTCTCCACGCTCGGGCGTTACCTGTCGCCGTTCAAGGACGGGCAGACCTGGCAGGCCATCCTCGGCGCCTCCGTCGTGCTGTGGCTGGTCCACGGCCTGATCCTCGCGGGCATCCGGCAGGCGACCGTCATCAACGCCATCGTCTCGGCCTGCAAGGTCATCCCCCTCGTCGCCTTCCTGGCCCTCGGCGTGATCGCCTGGCGCCGGGACGTCTTCACGGCGGACGTGTGGGGTCACGGGGTCCAGGTCGAGGGTGCCGGCCTGGGGTCGGTCGGCGCGCAGGTCAACGGCATGATGCTGCTGGCGGTGTGGTACTTCCTCGGCATCGAGGGCGCCTCGGTCTACGCCGCGCGCGCCCGCGACCGCGCCGACTCGGCCAAGGCCACGATGATCGGCTTCCTCACCGTCCTGACCCTGCTGGTCGGCGTCAACGTGCTGTCCTACGGCATCGTGCGCCAGGCCGAGCTCGCCGGCTATCCCGAGCCCTCGCTGGCGGGTGTGCTGCGTGACGCGGTCGGACCCTGGGGCGAGCACTTCATCGCCGCCGCCATCGTCGTCTCGCTCGTCGGGGCCTACATGTCCTGGATGCTCCTGAGCTCGGAGATCCTCCTGTACCCCGCCCACGACGGCGTCCTGCCCCGCGTCTTCGGCAAGGAGAACTCCCACGGCGTGCCCGTCACCGGCCTGTGGCTGACCAGCCTGTGCATGCAGGTGATGCTGCTGATGGGCAACACCTACACCAAGCTCACGCTCCTGGCCGGAGCGATGGTGCTCCTCCCGTACTTCTGGACCGCGGCCTACCAGGTGCTCATCGCGGTCCGCGACCACCGGGGCGACAGCGCCGGCACCCGCGTCCGGGAGATCACCCTCGGCGTGCTGGCCGTGATCTTCGCGGTCTACCTGATCTACTTCGCGGCCGGGCTGCCCTACCTGCTCGTCGCGTGCCTCGCGTTCTTCCTCGGGACGATCCTGTACGTCTGGGGCCGGCGCGAGCGGGGCCTGGCGCTGTTCTCCCGGGTCGAGTGGGTCCTCTTCGCCGTGGTCACGGTCGCCGCGCTCGCCGGCGTCTGGCAGCTCGCCCACGGGCAGATCGCGGTCAGCTGA
- a CDS encoding FtsK/SpoIIIE family DNA translocase has product MATRGSSSTTRSSSTSRGGSTRPAKSSGGASRRPAPAKARDGGVPLPVRAIRGTWMGVAHAVGGGVRSVAATPETVAPEHRRDGSGLLLVALAVLVAAREWWGLPGWAGLAVHSVVAGTFGCLALVLPLLLLAFGVRLMRAPDQPQATSRMAIGTVLLLVAACGIAHVVKGLPDQTRTAALQGAGGIFGYLAGNPLAAAIEGGGALAVLGALAFLSLLIITATPPHLLGSRLREGYLRLFLGPDRDEQDSPGSRRRRRFGVELDEREGDEAYKQAAVVEPTGREAATGPRPGQKRPVGAEAAALLRAKANAAAQGARPTGAERSDRHTTGSTKALPAAQVPSKPVLEAPPTEPLPARVEQLALAGDITYHLPEDSILKPGPPHKERSAANDRVVEALTGVLEQFDIDAQVTGFTRGPTVTRYVVELGPGVKVERITALSKNIAYAVASADVRILSPIPGKSAIGVEIPNTDRENVCLGDVLRSQVARNNTHPMVMGVGKDVEGGYVIANLAKMPHLLVAGATGAGKSSFVNSMITSILMRSTPDEVRMILVDPKRVELTAYDGIPHLITPIITNPKKAAEALQWVVREMDQRYDDLANFGFKHVDDFNKAVKAGQVKPMAGSERVLQPYPYLLVIVDELADLMMVAPRDVEESIVRITQLARAAGIHLVLATQRPSVDVVTGLIKANVPSRMAFATSSLSDSRVVLDQPGAEKLIGQGDALFLPMGASKPMRVQGAWVTESEIHEVVKRVTDQLKPSYREDVTVQASQKQIDDDIGDDLELLLQATELIVTSQFGSTSMLQRKLRVGFAKAGRLMDLLESRGVVGPSEGSKARDVLIKPDDLPATLALMRGDDPPPPVAAPAGDPYAGASGAMAEGYVADEADEPESEDAWELTQQGRAGGGGR; this is encoded by the coding sequence ATGGCGACCCGTGGCTCTTCCAGCACCACTCGCTCGAGCTCGACGAGCCGAGGGGGTTCGACGCGGCCCGCGAAGTCCTCGGGCGGAGCCTCCCGGCGCCCGGCGCCCGCCAAGGCCCGCGACGGCGGTGTGCCGCTGCCCGTGCGAGCCATCCGCGGCACCTGGATGGGAGTCGCCCACGCGGTGGGGGGCGGGGTGCGCAGCGTCGCGGCCACCCCCGAGACCGTCGCGCCCGAGCACCGACGCGACGGCTCCGGGCTGCTGCTGGTCGCCCTCGCCGTCCTCGTCGCCGCCCGCGAGTGGTGGGGCCTGCCCGGCTGGGCGGGCCTGGCCGTCCACTCGGTCGTGGCCGGCACCTTCGGTTGCCTGGCGCTCGTCCTCCCGCTCCTGCTGCTGGCCTTCGGGGTGCGGTTGATGCGCGCGCCCGACCAGCCCCAGGCCACGAGCCGGATGGCCATCGGGACCGTGCTGCTCCTCGTCGCGGCGTGCGGCATCGCCCACGTCGTCAAGGGCCTGCCCGACCAGACCCGGACCGCCGCCCTGCAGGGCGCGGGTGGGATCTTCGGCTACCTGGCCGGCAACCCCCTCGCCGCGGCGATCGAGGGCGGCGGGGCCCTCGCCGTCCTCGGGGCCCTGGCCTTCCTCTCCCTGCTGATCATCACCGCCACCCCGCCGCACCTGCTCGGCAGCCGGCTGCGCGAGGGCTACCTGCGGCTCTTCCTGGGCCCCGACCGCGACGAGCAGGACAGCCCCGGCTCGCGCCGCCGGCGCCGGTTCGGGGTGGAGCTGGACGAGCGGGAGGGCGACGAGGCGTACAAGCAGGCCGCGGTCGTCGAGCCCACGGGCCGCGAGGCCGCCACCGGCCCGCGGCCCGGTCAGAAGCGGCCCGTGGGAGCCGAGGCCGCCGCGCTGCTGCGAGCCAAGGCCAACGCCGCCGCGCAGGGCGCCCGGCCCACGGGCGCGGAGCGCAGCGACCGGCATACGACCGGGTCGACCAAGGCCCTGCCCGCCGCCCAGGTGCCGTCCAAGCCGGTCCTGGAGGCCCCGCCCACCGAGCCGCTCCCGGCCCGCGTCGAGCAGCTGGCCCTGGCCGGGGACATCACCTATCACCTGCCCGAGGACTCGATCCTCAAGCCCGGACCGCCGCACAAGGAGCGGTCGGCCGCCAACGACCGGGTCGTCGAGGCGCTCACCGGGGTGCTGGAGCAGTTCGACATCGACGCCCAGGTCACGGGCTTCACCCGCGGCCCGACGGTCACGAGGTATGTCGTCGAGCTCGGCCCCGGCGTCAAGGTCGAGCGGATCACCGCGCTGTCCAAGAACATCGCGTATGCCGTGGCCAGCGCCGACGTCCGGATCCTGTCGCCGATCCCCGGCAAGTCCGCGATCGGGGTGGAGATCCCCAACACCGACCGCGAGAACGTCTGCCTCGGCGACGTCCTGCGCAGCCAGGTGGCCCGCAACAACACGCACCCGATGGTCATGGGCGTCGGCAAGGACGTCGAGGGCGGCTACGTCATCGCCAACCTCGCCAAGATGCCGCACCTGCTCGTCGCGGGGGCCACCGGTGCCGGCAAGTCCAGCTTCGTCAACTCGATGATCACCTCGATCCTGATGCGGTCCACGCCGGACGAGGTGCGGATGATCCTGGTCGACCCCAAGCGCGTGGAGCTCACGGCGTACGACGGCATCCCGCACCTGATCACCCCGATCATCACCAACCCCAAGAAGGCCGCCGAGGCCCTGCAGTGGGTGGTGCGGGAGATGGACCAGAGGTATGACGACCTGGCGAACTTCGGCTTCAAGCACGTCGACGACTTCAACAAGGCCGTCAAGGCCGGTCAGGTCAAGCCGATGGCGGGCTCGGAGCGGGTGCTGCAGCCCTATCCCTACCTGCTCGTGATCGTCGACGAGCTCGCCGACCTGATGATGGTCGCTCCGCGCGACGTCGAGGAGTCGATCGTCCGGATCACCCAGCTGGCCCGCGCCGCCGGCATCCACCTGGTCCTCGCCACGCAGCGGCCCTCCGTCGACGTGGTCACCGGCCTGATCAAGGCCAACGTCCCCTCGCGCATGGCCTTCGCGACGTCCTCGCTCTCCGACTCCCGCGTCGTCCTGGACCAGCCCGGCGCCGAGAAGCTCATCGGCCAGGGTGACGCGCTCTTCCTGCCGATGGGCGCGAGCAAGCCGATGCGTGTCCAGGGCGCCTGGGTCACCGAGTCCGAGATCCACGAGGTCGTCAAGCGGGTCACCGACCAGCTCAAGCCGTCCTACCGCGAGGACGTCACCGTCCAGGCCTCGCAGAAGCAGATCGACGACGACATCGGCGACGACCTGGAGCTGCTGCTGCAGGCGACCGAGCTGATCGTCACCTCGCAGTTCGGCTCCACCTCGATGCTGCAGCGCAAGCTGCGCGTCGGCTTCGCCAAGGCCGGGCGGCTCATGGACCTGCTCGAGTCCCGCGGCGTGGTCGGCCCGTCCGAGGGCTCCAAGGCCCGCGACGTGCTGATCAAGCCGGACGACCTGCCGGCCACGCTGGCGCTGATGCGCGGCGACGACCCGCCGCCGCCGGTGGCCGCCCCCGCTGGCGACCCCTACGCCGGGGCGAGCGGCGCGATGGCCGAGGGCTACGTCGCCGACGAGGCCGACGAGCCGGAGTCCGAGGATGCCTGGGAGCTCACCCAGCAGGGTCGCGCGGGCGGCGGGGGCCGCTGA
- a CDS encoding glycosyltransferase family 4 protein — translation MKIAHVTDFYLPRLGGIEMQVAELTGRQRAAGHEVVVITSSPSDKDGPDSGDPYSATHTAPGIPFGPDRVVRLTDDLRIHDASHPAAWSRGCRAVLDGDFDLVHCHVGVGSPLGFLVARAAARAGIPTVVTVHSLWAWAIGIFRLCDLIWRWTELPIVWTAVSDTAARHVRRVLPDGATVHVVPNGIDPGRWTRRTGYPDRDGEITVAAVMRLSARKRPLPLLRMLREAQDRAGSRTLIRLQVAGCGPRQRAMERYLRRHGLADQVTLHGRLDRDGVRAMLEASDAFVAPANLESFGLAALEARCAGLPIVAKASGGLPEFIAHGREGLICETDGDMTVALERLARDRDLLHDLQAYNRNHEASVVWPHTLTLMAAVYEEAGIPEVSLLPDVDLDELAEVRHDRTVDAPLRRARGRR, via the coding sequence ATGAAGATCGCTCACGTCACCGACTTCTACCTTCCCCGCCTCGGCGGGATCGAGATGCAGGTCGCTGAGCTCACGGGACGCCAGCGCGCGGCCGGGCACGAGGTCGTGGTCATCACGAGCTCCCCCTCCGACAAGGACGGGCCCGACTCGGGTGACCCCTACTCGGCCACTCACACGGCTCCGGGCATCCCCTTCGGCCCGGACCGCGTGGTTCGGCTCACCGACGACCTGCGCATCCACGACGCCAGCCATCCGGCTGCGTGGTCCCGCGGCTGCCGGGCGGTGCTGGACGGAGACTTCGACCTGGTGCACTGCCACGTCGGCGTCGGCAGCCCCCTGGGCTTCCTCGTCGCCCGCGCCGCGGCCCGCGCAGGTATCCCCACCGTGGTCACCGTGCACTCGCTGTGGGCCTGGGCGATCGGGATCTTCCGTCTCTGCGACCTGATCTGGCGCTGGACCGAGCTGCCCATCGTGTGGACCGCGGTCAGCGACACCGCCGCTCGTCACGTCCGTCGCGTCCTGCCGGACGGGGCCACCGTGCACGTCGTCCCCAACGGCATCGACCCGGGTCGGTGGACGCGCCGCACCGGCTATCCCGACCGCGACGGCGAGATCACCGTCGCGGCAGTCATGCGGCTCAGCGCCCGCAAGCGCCCCCTGCCCCTGCTGCGGATGCTGCGCGAGGCCCAGGACCGGGCCGGCTCCCGCACCCTGATCCGCCTGCAGGTCGCCGGGTGCGGCCCGCGCCAGCGCGCCATGGAGCGCTACCTGCGCCGCCACGGCCTGGCCGACCAGGTCACCCTGCACGGTCGGCTCGACCGCGACGGGGTACGCGCCATGCTCGAGGCGAGCGACGCCTTCGTGGCTCCCGCCAACCTCGAGTCCTTCGGCCTGGCCGCGCTGGAGGCGCGCTGCGCCGGTCTGCCCATCGTCGCCAAGGCCTCGGGGGGGCTGCCGGAGTTCATCGCGCACGGGCGCGAGGGTCTGATCTGCGAGACCGACGGGGACATGACGGTCGCGCTGGAGCGGCTGGCCCGCGACCGCGACCTGCTGCACGACCTGCAGGCCTACAACCGCAACCACGAGGCCTCCGTCGTCTGGCCGCACACGCTGACGCTGATGGCCGCGGTCTACGAGGAGGCGGGCATCCCCGAGGTGTCGCTGCTCCCCGACGTCGACCTGGACGAGCTCGCCGAGGTGCGCCACGACCGCACGGTCGACGCCCCCCTGCGTCGCGCTCGAGGGCGCCGATGA
- a CDS encoding DMT family transporter has product MTSVVLLAVAATFVFATSTVLKHRSAETMAPATEGRGVRRAGSYVAAMVSNPWWLGGLLCDGGAIVLQVLALNKGAISVVQPMLTLALVFSLVLNALLLRQRPSGREIGLALALVAGLVLFLWASGAVGPHGAAAKGAKIPAIAVGVVATVLVAGCVAVARRVGPRRKAALLGTAVAAVFACTAALIKTCTHIVERGIPDLMMSWQLWTLLVVGGLGLVLNQMAFQAGPLVSSLPVIASLDPLFSLAIGRAVYDERLHSAPKDLLLEGIGLAILLCSVFALSVISARHQQDEQDQAALAENARTARQGGATSATQA; this is encoded by the coding sequence ATGACCTCGGTCGTGCTGCTCGCCGTGGCAGCGACCTTCGTCTTCGCGACGAGCACGGTGCTCAAGCACCGCAGCGCCGAGACCATGGCTCCCGCCACGGAGGGGCGAGGCGTGCGCCGGGCCGGCAGCTATGTCGCTGCGATGGTGAGCAACCCCTGGTGGCTCGGCGGCCTGCTGTGCGACGGCGGCGCGATCGTCCTGCAGGTCCTGGCGCTCAACAAGGGCGCCATCTCCGTGGTGCAGCCGATGCTCACGCTGGCGCTCGTCTTCTCCCTGGTGCTCAACGCCCTGCTCCTGCGTCAGCGGCCGTCGGGCCGCGAGATCGGTCTGGCGCTGGCGCTCGTCGCCGGTCTGGTGCTCTTCCTGTGGGCCTCGGGCGCCGTGGGTCCGCACGGCGCCGCCGCCAAGGGCGCCAAGATCCCGGCCATCGCCGTCGGGGTCGTCGCCACCGTCCTGGTCGCCGGCTGCGTGGCCGTCGCGCGTCGGGTGGGTCCCCGCCGCAAGGCCGCCCTGCTCGGCACGGCCGTCGCCGCCGTCTTCGCCTGCACCGCGGCCCTGATCAAGACCTGCACCCACATCGTCGAGCGCGGCATCCCCGACCTGATGATGTCCTGGCAGCTGTGGACCCTGCTGGTCGTCGGCGGCCTGGGCCTGGTCCTGAACCAGATGGCCTTCCAGGCGGGGCCGCTCGTCTCGAGCCTGCCCGTCATCGCCAGCCTCGACCCGCTCTTCAGCCTCGCCATCGGCCGGGCGGTGTACGACGAGCGGCTGCACAGCGCCCCCAAGGACCTGCTCCTGGAGGGGATCGGCCTGGCCATCCTGCTGTGCTCGGTCTTCGCCCTGAGCGTCATCTCCGCGCGACACCAGCAGGACGAGCAGGACCAGGCAGCCCTGGCGGAGAACGCCCGGACAGCTCGGCAGGGCGGAGCCACGTCGGCCACCCAGGCCTGA
- a CDS encoding ribonuclease J, with product MTATDTELPTDTVAALPTLPPDGLRVVALGGLGEVGRNMTVLEHRGRLLIIDCGVLFPEEHHPGIDLILPDFDYLEGRYDDIDAVVLTHGHEDHIGALPYLLRRKPDIPLVGSQLTLALVEAKLKEHRIQPFTLGVREGDVERLGSFECEFVAVNHSIPDALAVMVRTAAGTLLHTGDFKMDQLPLDHRLTDLRAFARLGEEGVDLFLTDSTNAEVPGFTTPEREIAPAIDKVFRHTSGRIIVACFSSHVHRVQQVLDAAHKAGRRVAMVGRSMVRNMTIAAELGYLHVPAGVLIDVKKVDSLRDDQLVLICTGSQGEPMAALSRMANRDHRIEVGPGDTVLMASSLIPGNENAVYRVINGLMRLGADVVHKGNAKVHVSGHASAGELLYCYNIVKPGHVMPVHGEWRHLVANGKLAEATGVPTDRVLLCQDGTVVDLVRGRARIVGEVPCGYVYVDGSALGGETSDELLRDRRILRDEGFITCIVIVDTSTREVVADPEVTARGVAEGQEVFDRIRPQVEQAVVDAMAKGTLDTYALQQVVRRTLGSWVGQKLRRRPMIIPVVIDA from the coding sequence GTGACCGCCACTGACACCGAGCTGCCGACGGACACCGTCGCGGCTCTGCCCACCCTGCCCCCCGACGGCCTCCGTGTGGTGGCCCTCGGCGGCCTCGGCGAGGTCGGCCGGAACATGACGGTGCTGGAGCACCGCGGTCGGCTGCTGATCATCGACTGCGGCGTGCTCTTCCCCGAGGAGCACCACCCCGGCATCGACCTGATCCTGCCGGACTTCGACTACCTCGAGGGACGCTACGACGACATCGACGCCGTCGTGCTGACCCACGGCCACGAGGACCACATCGGGGCACTGCCCTACCTGCTGCGCCGCAAGCCCGACATCCCGCTCGTCGGCTCCCAGCTCACGCTTGCCCTGGTCGAGGCCAAGCTCAAGGAGCACCGGATCCAGCCGTTCACCCTCGGCGTCCGTGAGGGCGACGTGGAGCGCCTCGGCTCCTTCGAGTGCGAGTTCGTGGCGGTCAACCACTCGATCCCCGACGCGCTCGCCGTGATGGTCCGCACCGCCGCGGGCACCCTGCTGCACACCGGCGACTTCAAGATGGACCAGCTGCCGCTGGACCACCGACTCACCGACCTGCGGGCCTTCGCGCGGCTGGGGGAGGAGGGCGTGGACCTCTTCCTCACCGACTCCACCAATGCCGAGGTCCCCGGATTCACCACCCCCGAGCGGGAGATCGCCCCGGCGATCGACAAGGTCTTCCGGCACACCTCCGGCCGGATCATCGTGGCGTGCTTCTCCTCGCACGTGCACCGTGTCCAGCAGGTGCTGGACGCCGCGCACAAGGCCGGTCGCCGGGTCGCCATGGTCGGTCGCTCGATGGTGCGCAACATGACCATCGCGGCCGAGCTGGGCTACCTGCACGTCCCGGCCGGCGTGCTCATCGACGTCAAGAAGGTCGACTCGCTGCGCGACGACCAGCTGGTGCTGATCTGCACCGGCTCCCAGGGCGAGCCGATGGCAGCGCTGTCCCGGATGGCCAACCGCGACCACCGTATCGAGGTGGGTCCCGGGGACACCGTGCTGATGGCCTCCTCCCTGATCCCCGGCAACGAGAACGCCGTCTACCGCGTGATCAACGGCCTGATGCGCCTGGGCGCGGACGTGGTGCACAAGGGCAACGCCAAGGTCCACGTCTCGGGGCACGCGAGCGCCGGCGAGCTGCTCTACTGCTACAACATCGTCAAGCCTGGGCACGTCATGCCGGTCCACGGCGAGTGGCGTCACCTGGTGGCCAACGGCAAGCTCGCCGAGGCGACCGGGGTGCCGACCGACAGGGTGCTGCTCTGCCAGGACGGGACCGTGGTGGACCTCGTCCGGGGTCGGGCGCGCATCGTCGGGGAGGTTCCCTGCGGCTACGTGTATGTCGACGGCTCGGCCCTGGGCGGCGAGACCAGCGACGAGCTGCTGCGCGACCGTCGGATCCTGCGCGACGAGGGCTTCATCACCTGCATCGTCATCGTGGACACCTCCACGCGCGAGGTCGTCGCGGACCCGGAGGTCACGGCGCGTGGCGTCGCCGAGGGCCAGGAGGTCTTCGACCGGATCCGGCCGCAGGTCGAGCAGGCCGTCGTGGACGCCATGGCCAAGGGAACGCTCGACACCTACGCGCTGCAGCAGGTCGTCCGCCGCACCCTCGGCTCCTGGGTGGGGCAGAAGCTCCGCCGTCGCCCGATGATCATCCCGGTGGTCATCGACGCCTGA
- the dapA gene encoding 4-hydroxy-tetrahydrodipicolinate synthase — protein MTTAPPFGRILSALVTPMLPDGSLDREGVQQAARHLADHGHDGIVVNGTTGESPTTSDEEKLELLRLVREAIGPDLRIVAGVGSNDTHHTVELARQAAGSGVVDGLLVVTPYYNKPPVAGLERHFTTVADATDLPVMLYDIPGRSGVPIPTELTLRLAEHPRIAAVKDAKGDLWAATRLMRDTDLLWYSGDDAANLAHLALGAVGIVSVVGHVAGSDYRAMVDAVDAGDLAGAREIHRRLVPAVDAVMNVTQGAIMTKAALVELGVIAHPTVRLPLVEATPDQVEILRSGLRDSGLL, from the coding sequence ATGACCACCGCCCCACCCTTCGGTCGGATCCTCTCGGCCCTGGTGACCCCGATGCTTCCCGACGGTTCTCTCGACCGCGAGGGGGTCCAGCAGGCGGCGCGACACCTGGCCGACCACGGCCACGACGGCATCGTCGTCAACGGTACGACCGGGGAGTCGCCGACCACCAGCGACGAGGAGAAGCTCGAGCTGCTGCGCCTCGTGCGCGAGGCCATCGGCCCGGACCTGCGCATCGTCGCGGGCGTGGGCTCCAACGACACCCACCACACCGTGGAGCTCGCCCGGCAGGCCGCCGGCTCCGGCGTCGTCGACGGGCTGCTCGTGGTGACGCCCTACTACAACAAGCCTCCGGTGGCCGGGCTCGAGCGGCACTTCACCACGGTGGCCGACGCGACGGACCTGCCCGTGATGCTCTACGACATCCCCGGCCGCTCGGGCGTCCCGATCCCCACGGAGCTGACGCTGCGCCTGGCCGAGCACCCCCGCATCGCGGCGGTCAAGGACGCCAAGGGCGACCTGTGGGCGGCCACGCGCCTCATGCGGGACACCGACCTGCTGTGGTACTCCGGCGACGATGCCGCCAACCTGGCGCACCTGGCGCTCGGCGCCGTGGGCATCGTCAGCGTCGTCGGCCACGTGGCCGGGTCCGACTACCGCGCGATGGTCGACGCCGTCGACGCCGGCGACCTCGCCGGCGCCCGGGAGATCCACCGACGCCTCGTCCCCGCCGTCGACGCGGTGATGAACGTGACCCAGGGCGCCATCATGACCAAGGCGGCCCTCGTCGAGCTGGGCGTCATCGCGCACCCCACGGTGCGACTGCCCCTCGTCGAGGCCACCCCCGACCAGGTCGAGATCCTCCGATCCGGCCTCCGCGACTCAGGACTGCTGTGA